One window of Triticum dicoccoides isolate Atlit2015 ecotype Zavitan chromosome 5A, WEW_v2.0, whole genome shotgun sequence genomic DNA carries:
- the LOC119303908 gene encoding zinc finger CCCH domain-containing protein 25-like, with amino-acid sequence MNPLTQVKRTQVINQKEAALGLSEDASWHAKFRGSAYVFVGGVPFDLTEGDLLAVFAQYGEVVDVNLVRDKATGKSKGFAFVAYEDQRSTVLAVDNLNGAKVLGRIIRVDHVEKYKKKEEEDEEELQKKREERGVCYAFQKGECNRGDACKYSHDEQRNANTGWGSKEDDPKWEHDRHRGPQNKGESRGICYAFQKGECSRGDSCRFSHDEQVAVQGRGVCYAFQKGECSRRASCRFSHDEQRNANTDRGSWEDSNARRQHDHDPPKSHKNFPDRNKEETRSGDRDGQSSRSELHRDRDSRSRHGDRDTKDSDRNRHEKSPERSRGDRQRGDDRGREDRSDTKDRDRNRHEKSPERSRGDRQRGDDRGREDRSESRRSRHDRDSGGRHERRGDEEEERYRKSRR; translated from the exons ATGAATCCCCTGACGCAGGTGAAGCGGACGCAGGTGATAAACCAGAAGGAGGCGGCGCTGGGCCTCAGCGAGGACGCCTCGTGGCACGCCAAGTTCAGGGGCTCCGCCTACGTCTTCGTCGGCGGCGTCCCCTTCGACCTCACCGAGGgcgacctcctcgccgtcttcgcgCA GTACGGCGAGGTGGTCGACGTGAACCTCGTGCGCGACAAGGCCACCGGCAAGTCCAAGGGCTTCGCGTTCGTCGCGTATGAGGACCAGAGGAGCACGGTTCTTGCCGTCG ATAATTTGAATGGGGCTAAGGTTCTTGGGAGGATCATCAGGGTTGACCATGTGGAGAAGtacaagaagaaggaggaggaggacgaggaggagctgcAGAAGAAGAGGGAGGAGCGCGGCGTGTGCTATGCTTTCCAGAAAGGCGAGTGCAACCGTGGAGATGCCTGCAAATATTCCCATGATGAACAG AGAAATGCAAACACTGGTTGGGGTTCTAAGGAGGATGACCCAAAATGGGAGCATGACAGGCACCGTGGTCCACAAAATAAGGGGGAATCCCGTGGCATCTGCTATGCTTTCCAGAAAGGCGAATGCAGTCGGGGAGATTCCTGCAGATTTTCGCATGATGAGCAGGTAGCTGTCCAGGGCCGTGGCGTCTGCTACGCTTTCCAGAAAGGCGAGTGCAGTCGCAGAGCTTCCTGCAGATTTTCACATGATGAGCAG AGGAATGCAAACACTGATCGAGGTTCTTGGGAGGACAGCAATGCAAGACGGCAGCATGACCACGATCCACCAAAGAGCCACAAAAATTTCCCTGACAGGAATAAAGAAGAGACGAGATCAGGGGATAGGGATGGTCAATCCTCAAGATCAGAGTTGCACAGGGACCGAGATTCTAGGTCGAGACACGGCGATAGAGACACAAAAGATAGTGACAGGAACAGGCACGAGAAATCCCCCGAGAGATCAAGAGGTGACAGGCAGAGAGGCGATGACAGGGGAAGAGAAGATAGATCAGACACAAAAGATAGGGACAGGAACAGGCATGAGAAATCCCCTGAGAGATCAAGAGGCGACAGGCAGAGAGGCGATGACAGGGGAAGAGAAGATAGATCAGAGAGCAGACGGTCTAGGCACGACAGAGACTCTGGTGGCCGTCACGAAAGAAGGGGTGACGAAGAGGAAGAACGGTACCGGAAATCACGGAGATAA